A single genomic interval of Helicoverpa zea isolate HzStark_Cry1AcR chromosome 19, ilHelZeax1.1, whole genome shotgun sequence harbors:
- the LOC124639786 gene encoding uncharacterized protein LOC124639786: MEQTHIRGSLHQNPVQTDLLKTSTAMQEESANIQKQMLYNGLLFNVIRKNKTLEKKFKKITEYLEAGANINAADANDKCNTPLHIAVINADWKVVNFLLDRGANISLKNSDNHTALDVALLLKSSQGGKIVYHLTNIAKEKESDLRKRSSVVDSKPSEEVTAIQEPEQLFKDTEHNKINKCYQYRKRKGTSGLGGHLYESKLLCLILLRALNDDDITEFYLATNVSGLGAFDDIVFKYKTKYVERPRIIFLQAKHRDDPKKDQVSINDILKDNGDFSLHKYLESYIEVVQKFQSDSENEIFGSSFVDTDCEFIIFTSAMENLCDRGTALITDKESYVTTSDSGKILQFHAKEAEVKCLIQTVVKLRAVQLAKRLAAFIFKKSCKNMMTDEIIKVYHVFLAQNVISVTKDNKPNSSYNIGIFKDSFLQANDNVLLLMKHTICKELGIFRDTTLTDETAALKSINFELPKNFGNVTFQINGNENKKLKRLNYLSGKIREILQNASKRDSYFVFEITENDIGAGKILQTTDLESYRLGGLVGNLLLYDQETKMLTFNDDEHHLTDDSLKLLQELNTNYSLSQYRLHVKIKSFPKLSLIEEEDDRKLVKDFLDKLKFYTNQPKEDEVENIIKDEIYDTLKLNRDDSFSRVKCDAILLKIHDKVQKWWKQSNWTPYLTKTCKFYIEAKCDALYKPLLAILNYTCCRTIQSLGATFKPYAIKALNVTDFIKNDSKLMIIVSPEINLTSIKMIQYFQENDFSFNFLKLESTMNKSYIETIERELKDAYFSVLVLIDAIGKNVFDATFDVVRRAFQGKIIVITDADYAIENLETGSNDIIRILDNNNNFGDLEDDVQRMITEERELIFQGERVSVGSILTYDFLQTIKPKTVYQLIKGKTISMGKSPKDAVYDKSVDFYVHQEVSRNITLDLRNIQNYCDLVFIIDGVPEDLSPQESYDIVLITDRIEIFEHICNKYEHSNVHMFSRDSTDDNYIVWVKSKGSLNALLQYYNIRRPNFDFDASNCPNPNILPKTLTDIPENIVIISGEPGLGKSTLLSHLAVHTKEQYTKLWVSKINFHDHIEWFSTWKRDKTNVNLEEALVFVYGAIGLQALEENEQPTSNVLDTIGKRVSINSVNEITMRDVNKTDDVMEVALFNYCYNNNQVALLFDGFDEICPDYANEALQLLSVLKSSRVAYLWVTTRPYVLDQLQCTLSTFAHILLVLSEEGRVSCLAKIWSKQLDLDPTTLTIHVSNFYGLVCNVLNHWVAFTFTGVPLHIFMIAETLLHRFINYAELDPKRSNALPISSDDSKRDNIVMNLSTLYEIFINIKFYKVRFGSKKAFVSFKDPDLRRMLDHEHKAFLDHHKQLCAYTLLKGSTIKFSDGEMQNIYNLVEAVRSGEEKSGIIDMIVGDEPKFVHRTFMEYFAAQYIIERLKSSLCSKDLLKHLIDYIFGRDGGVSRFLDSMLSEKDLFDAAFYQNNSETVVDILLSQFDGLFTTFNFVCRREFNNIFLFLLKCSRPALNKHNLRNFIDLFHHKFSSDKKIRCEFCIMETRKTEACLYFNCIVSDIDNSLLPKLCKLYNCTNKIK, translated from the coding sequence ATGGAACAAACCCACATACGAGGAAGTCTGCACCAAAATCCAGTCCAAACGGATTTATTAAAAACCAGTACCGCAATGCAGGAGGAATCAGCAAATATTCAAAAGCAGATGCTGTATAATGGACTTCTTTTTAAcgttataagaaaaaataagacATTGGAGAAAAAATTTAAGAAAATCACAGAATATTTAGAGGCGGGAGCTAACATAAACGCTGCAGATGCAAATGACAAATGTAATACGCCATTACACATTGCAGTAATTAATGCAGATTGGAAAGTAGTAAATTTCCTCTTAGATAGAGGAgctaatatttcattaaaaaatagcGACAATCATACAGCTTTAGACGTTGCTCTGCTTTTAAAAAGCAGTCAGGGTGGAAAAATTGTATACCATTTAACGAATATcgcaaaagaaaaagaaagtgaCCTACGAAAACGCAGCAGCGTTGTTGATTCGAAACCATCTGAAGAAGTAACTGCAATACAGGAGCCGGAGCAATTGTTTAAAGATACAGAACATAACAAGATCAATAAATGTTATCAATATCGAAAAAGAAAAGGCACATCTGGACTAGGAGGCCATTTATATGAAAGTAAACTATTGTGTCTTATTCTGCTTAGAGCTTTGAACGATGATGATATTACCGAGTTTTATCTAGCAACTAATGTTTCGGGCCTGGGAGCCTTTGACgacattgtttttaaatacaaaacgaaATATGTTGAAAGACCAAGAATAATATTTCTGCAAGCCAAACATAGAGACGATCCCAAAAAAGACCAAGTTTCAATTAACGATATCTTAAAGGATAATGGAGattttagtttacataaatatcTAGAAAGTTACATAGAGGTCGTACAGAAATTCCAGTCGGACAgcgaaaatgaaatatttggaAGCTCCTTTGTGGATACAGACTGTGaattcataatatttacatcTGCGATGGAAAATCTTTGTGATAGAGGAACAGCACTCATCACTGATAAAGAGAGTTACGTGACAACAAGTGACAGTGGGAAAATACTTCAGTTTCATGCCAAGGAAGCAGAAGTTAAATGTTTGATTCAAACAGTGGTTAAGTTGCGGGCAGTACAGTTAGCTAAACGACTGgcagcatttatttttaaaaaatcttgcaaaaaTATGATGACAGATGAGATAATCAAAGTGTATCATGTATTCCTGGCACAAAATGTCATATCGGTAACGAAAGACAATAAACCGAACAGTTCTTATAATATCGGAATATTTAAGGACTCGTTCCTACAAGCGAACGACAATGTATTGCTCCTTATGAAACATACTATTTGTAAGGAATTAGGGATTTTTAGAGACACAACACTGACTGACGAAACTGCTgcattaaaatcaattaacttcGAATTACCGAAGAATTTTGGTAACGTTACATTTCAAATTAATGGAAACGaaaataaaaagctaaaaagACTGAATTACTTGTCTGGAAAAATTCGAGAAATATTGCAAAATGCTTCCAAGAGAGATTCATATTTTGTCTTTGAGATTACTGAAAATGACATCGGTGCAGGTAAAATTTTACAAACCACAGATTTGGAGTCATACAGGCTTGGTGGTCTGGTAGGCAACCTACTTTTATATGATCAAGAAACCAAAATGCTAACATTTAATGACGACGAACATCACCTGACTGATgacagtttaaaattattacaagaaTTAAACACAAACTACAGCCTTAGCCAGTACAGATTACATGTAAAGATCAAAAGCTTTCCTAAACTATCACTGATAGAAGAGGAAGACGACAGAAAGctggtgaaagattttttagaCAAACTTAAATTTTATACCAATCAACCCAAAGAGGATGAAGTTGAAAACATAATAAAGGACGAAATTTATGATACTCTTAAGTTGAACAGGGATGATTCGTTCAGTCGAGTTAAGTGTGATGCAATTTTGTTGAAAATCCACGATAAAGTTCAGAAGTGGTGGAAACAATCCAACTGGACTCCATATTTGACGAAAACATGTAAATTTTACATTGAAGCCAAGTGTGATGCCTTGTATAAACCATTGCTGGCTATCCTCAATTATACTTGCTGTAGAACAATACAAAGTCTTGGAGCTACATTTAAACCCTACGCCATCAAGGCACTAAATGTtacagattttataaaaaatgattcaaaattaatgattattgtTTCACCCGAAATTAACTTGACTAGCATTAAAATGATACAATATTTTCAAGAAAATGATTTCAGCTTTAACTTTCTAAAATTGGAATCGACCATGAATAAAAGCTACATAGAAACAATAGAAAGGGAGTTAAAAGATGCCTATTTTTCTGTATTGGTGTTAATTGATGCTATTGGCAAGAATGTATTTGATGCTACATTTGATGTAGTGAGAAGGGCATTTCAAGGTAAAATTATAGTCATTACTGATGCCGATTATGCCATAGAAAACTTGGAAACCGGAAGTAACGATATTATTCGAATATTAGACAATAATAACAACTTTGGAGATCTCGAAGATGATGTGCAAAGAATGATTACTGAGGAACGGGAACTAATATTTCAAGGAGAAAGAGTATCCGTAGGTAGTATATTGACCTACGATTTTTTACAGACTATTAAACCAAAAACTGTCTATCAGTTAATTAAGGGTAAAACAATTTCGATGGGCAAATCGCCGAAAGACGCTGTTTACGATAAAAGCGTTGACTTCTATGTGCATCAAGAGGTAAGCCGCAATATTACTCTAGATTTACGTAATATACAAAACTACTGTGACCTAGTTTTTATAATTGATGGCGTTCCTGAAGATTTAAGCCCACAAGAAAGCTACGATATTGTATTAATAACAGATCGAATTGAAATATTTGAACACATTTGTAACAAATACGAACATTCTAATGTCCATATGTTTAGTCGCGATAGTACTGATGACAATTATATAGTATGGGTTAAATCAAAGGGCAGCTTGAATGCTCTGTTACAGTATTATAATATTCGCAGACCAAACTTCGATTTCGATGCTAGTAACTGCCCTAATCCCAATATACTGCCCAAAACATTAACAGATATACccgaaaatattgttattattagtgGTGAGCCTGGTTTAGGTAAATCTACCTTACTCTCACATTTAGCAGTGCATACAAAAGAACAATATACAAAGCTTTGGGTCTCAAAAATAAACTTCCATGATCATATTGAGTGGTTTAGCACGTGGAAAAGAGACAAAACGAATGTTAACTTAGAAGAAGCTCTCGTCTTTGTATATGGTGCAATTGGTTTACAAGCATTGGAAGAAAATGAACAACCAACGAGCAATGTGTTAGATACCATTGGAAAACGAGTGAGCATTAACAGTGTCAACGAAATAACTATGCGTGATGTTAACAAAACAGATGACGTCATGGAAGTTGCTTTATTTAACTATTGTTACAACAATAACCAGGTTGCATTACTTTTTGATGGTTTTGATGAAATATGTCCAGATTACGCAAACGAGGCGCTTCAATTATTGAGTGTTTTAAAGTCTTCTCGAGTTGCGTACTTGTGGGTGACTACGCGACCGTATGTTCTTGATCAGTTACAGTGCACCTTGAGTACGTTTGCACATATATTGCTCGTATTATCTGAAGAAGGGCGAGTGTCATGCCTAGCGAAAATATGGTCTAAGCAATTGGATCTTGATCCTACGACTTTAACAATACATGTCAGCAATTTTTATGGTCTAGTATGTAATGTACTCAATCATTGGGTTGCATTTACATTTACTGGTGTAccactacatatttttatgattgcCGAAACTTTACTGCACCGTTTTATAAATTATGCCGAACTTGATCCTAAAAGGTCGAATGCACTCCCAATTTCTAGCGATGATTCTAAACGTGATAACATAGTTATGAATTTAAGCACATTATACGaaatttttattaacataaagTTTTATAAAGTTCGTTTCGGATCAAAAAAGGCCTTCGTTAGCTTTAAAGATCCTGATTTGCGGAGGATGTTAGACCACGAACACAAAGCCTTCTTAGATCATCATAAGCAACTCTGTGCTTACACACTTCTTAAAGGAAGTACTATTAAGTTTTCCGATGGAGAAATGCAAAACATATACAATTTAGTGGAGGCCGTTAGATCCGGCGAAGAAAAATCAGGTATAATAGATATGATTGTTGGCGACGAGCCCAAGTTCGTACATCGTACGTTTATGGAATATTTTGCGGCGCAGTATATTATCGAAAGATTGAAATCGAGTCTTTGCTCTAAGGACCTGTTGAAACACTTAATAGATTATATTTTTGGACGGGACGGCGGTGTCAGTAGGTTTCTAGATTCTATGCTAAGTGAAAAAGATCTGTTTGACGCagcattttatcaaaataacagTGAGACTGTAGTCGATATACTTCTATCTCAATTCGATGGGCTATTCACTACATTCAATTTTGTATGTAGACGggaatttaacaatatttttttatttttactgaaatGTTCTAGACCAGCACTGAATAAACACAATTTACGAAACTTTATAGATCTTTTTCATCATAAGTTTAGTAGTGACAAGAAAATCAGATGTGAATTTTGCATAATGGAAACAAGAAAAACAGAAGCTTGTTTATATTTCAATTGTATTGTATCAGACATAGACAATTCTTTACTTCCAAAGCTATGTAAACTATATAACTGTacgaataaaattaagtaa
- the LOC124639587 gene encoding phagocyte signaling-impaired protein, which translates to MAVRPQHMHDGGIVERRLRPIYDWLDNGNNKKALQEAEKVLKKSPSLQAARALKALALFRLGKGPEAHVVLDALADEKPSDDTTLQAMTISYRESQQLHKVCMLYENAVRAEPTSEELHSHLFMSYVRVGDYRSQQRAAMALYKFAPKNPYYFWAVMSIVLQAKTSEDNTKKGILLALAQRMVDNFISENKMEAEQEARLYIMILELQEKWEDILKFIESPLYSQLVPGSTAQACIPYLKKLGQWKRLNMVCKELLWDNQDRWDYYVPYFDSVFHLMKENEEDAENSIDNTAEKCHEFICQLVESMTSGRTLRGPYLARLELWKRLAVDGDPTTLIGSGLALCVQYLRVFANKPCAVPDLRPYLGMIPQKEREENCREFLTCLGFDENSEPESPDDIQRHVSCLSAWRLVAAPLPAGEALALATTLRGHYVRCLNKGLVTSTVTEFCATDSYGILAAHHYYYAGVQQQSSAPVVEALCLLELVLHHSPANFHAKLLLVKLYHLLGNALAADSIYQRLEVKHIQLVSLGWLHCARLAPACVASRALQLLADTRTFLKHHGKDSVEHLTYAYKYGTFEKLVELGLWGGRLQACAWGGAAAREQALLAQLAGPPTLLHQPARLPAVPTDNRDLNAIVNFEPPQLQDENLKARTFDQEVSYLRLKDGLVSAIALCIELADSRPTEEKKAHYALLNTCIDNFSAAMDKCRQVYCEKERISISAPFPSRIIAFVNSPVPYRELYSTVLRLVGSLALCRADDAHAASDAAARLLPRADDQLRAELQLVGDAVWNMRERLESLSNYLEFVGIITFLLGVCNELFSPANTKKSKKKTSQSPDELKTSELLNKLNAAVQNSITFIENILDEWPKYNFPNELHETFSKLILDEKYQSPVENKLKNGRDDMLNDVRNILKRKSKYLKSLLQ; encoded by the exons atggcGGTGCGGCCACAGCACATGCACGACGGTGGTATTGTAGAGCGTCGGTTGCGACCAATTTACG ACTGGTTGGACAATGGGAATAATAAGAAGGCGCTTCAGGAAGCGGAGAAAGTGCTTAAAAAGAGTCCTTCTCTGCAAGCGGCCCGAGCTCTGAAAGCCCTAGCACTTTTTAGGTTAGGAAAGGGTCCAGAGGCGCACGTAGTTCTCGACGCCCTGGCTGATGAGAAGCCAAGTGACGACACCACGCTGCAGGCGATGACGATATCCTATAGAGAATCTCAGCAAT TGCACAAAGTATGCATGCTATACGAGAATGCGGTGAGGGCTGAACCAACAAGTGAAGAGTTGCACTCACATCTATTCATGTCTTACGTCCGGGTCGGAGACTATCGGTCTCAACAGCGGGCTGCGATGGCCCTCTACAAGTTTGCTCCCAAGAACCCGTACTATTTCTGGGCCGTTATGAGTATTGTTTTGCAG GCCAAAACATCAGAAGATAACACTAAAAAAGGCATCTTACTCGCCCTCGCCCAAAGAATGGTTGACAACTTCATTAGTGAGAACAAAATGGAAGCCGAACAAGAAGCTCGCCTCTACATCATGATTCTAGAACTCCAAGAAAAATGGGAGGACATCTTAAAGTTCATTGAGAGTCCTTTATACTCTCAGCTAGTCCCAGGATCTACCGCCCAAGCCTGCATACCATACTTAAAGAAACTCGGTCAATGGAAACGTCTCAACATGGTGTGCAAAGAGTTACTATGGGACAACCAAGACCGATGGGACTACTACGTCCCGTACTTTGACTCCGTCTTTCATCTGATGAAGGAGAATGAAGAAGACGCAGAGAACTCGATTGACAATACTGCGGAAAAGTGCCATGAATTTATCTGTCAGTTGGTGGAGAGTATGACATCGGGACGGACGTTGAGAGGTCCTTATTTAGCTAGATTGGAGTTGTGGAAGCGACTGGCGGTAGACGGTGACCCTACTACCCTTATTGGCAGTGGTTTGGCGTTATGTGTGCAATATCTAAGGGTGTTTGCGAACAAACCTTGTGCGGTACCAGACTTGAGGCCTTACCTTGGCATGATACCTCAGAAGGAAAGAGAGGAGAATTGTAGAGAGTTTTTGACGTGTCTCGGTTTTGATGAGAACAGTGAACCTGAATCG CCTGATGACATCCAACGCCACGTCTCCTGTCTATCCGCATGGCGGCTGGTGGCGGCGCCCCTGCCGGCGGGCGAAGCCCTAGCGCTGGCGACCACGCTCCGCGGCCACTACGTGCGCTGTCTCAACAAGGGGCTTGTCACTTCTACGGTCACCGAGTTCTGTGCTACTGACTCCTATGGCATACTCGCTGCTCATCATTATTACTATGCTG GAGTGCAGCAGCAGAGTTCAGCCCCTGTAGTGGAGGCACTATGCTTACTGGAGCTGGTGTTGCACCACTCGCCAGCTAACTTCCATGCCAAGCTGCTTCTAGTCAAACTATACCATCTGTTAG GTAACGCGCTAGCAGCTGACAGCATATACCAGCGTTTAGAAGTGAAACACATACAACTGGTGTCACTAGGGTGGCTACACTGTGCCCGCTTAGCCCCCGCCTGCGTGGCTAGCCGGGCCCTGCAGCTGCTGGCAGACACCCGCACCTTCCTCAAACACCACGGCAAGGAT AGCGTCGAACACCTTACCTACGCCTACAAGTATGGCACGTTCGAGAAGCTGGTGGAGCTAGGTCTGTGGGGGGGGCGGCTGCAGGCCTGCGCGTGGGGAGGGGCGGCGGCTCGGGAGCAGGCTCTGTTGGCTCAGCTGGCTGGGCCACCTACGCTGCTGCATCAGCCCGCCCGGCTGCCGGCAGTGCCTAC TGACAACCGTGATTTAAATGCGATCGTAAACTTTGAGCCGCCTCAACTTCAAGACGAGAACTTAAAAGCCCGCACTTTTGACCAAGAAGTCTCCTACCTACGTCTCAAAGATGGCCTTGTGTCGGCCATCGCTCTATGCATAGAGTTGGCCGACAGTCGGCCGACGGAAGAGAAGAAGGCCCACTATGCACTGTTGAATACGTGCATAGACAACTTTAGTGCGGCCATGGATAAGTGCCGGCAAGTGTACTGTGAGAAGGAAAGAATTAGTATATCGGCGCCGTTCCCTTCTAGGATTATTG CATTCGTAAACTCGCCGGTGCCATACCGGGAGCTATACAGCACGGTGCTCCGCCTGGTGGGCTCGCTGGCGCTGTGCCGCGCGGACGACGCGCACGCCGCCAGCGACGCGGCCGCGCGACTGCTGCCCCGCGCGGACGACCAGCTACGCGCGGAGCTGCAACTCGTCGGCGACGCTGTGTGGAACATGCGGGAACGACTTGAGAGCCTGTCTAATTATCTAGAG TTCGTAGGTATAATAACGTTTTTGCTGGGCGTCTGCAACGAGCTGTTCTCGCCCGCCAACACCAAGAAATCGAAGAAGAAAACGAGCCAGTCCCCCGATGAACTCAAAACTTCAGAGCTGCTGAATAAACTCAACGCAGCTGTACAGAACTCCATCACTTTCATAGAAAACATACTAGACGAATGGCCTAAGTACAATTTCCCTAACGAACTGCACGAAACTTTCAGCAAATTAATCCTAGACGAAAAATACCAAAGCCCTGTagaaaataaactcaaaaacggaCGCGACGACATGCTCAACGATGTTAGAAATATTCTCaaaagaaaatctaagtacCTTAAGAGTCTGCTACAATGA
- the LOC124639279 gene encoding uncharacterized protein LOC124639279, with product MNIIWCFAVMAVAWRTASGHGRLIEPPSRASAWRFGFDTPHNYNDHELYCGGFSRQWNKNDGKCGVCGDAWDAPVPRAHELGGRFGKGVIVRKYAPQDSIVIKVELTANHNGFFEFRVCEEPKATTQDCLDKYVLKLDGRDGTKFYPKDGNKVYEMKYKLPEGLECSHCVMQWRYIAGNNWGSCGNGTEAVGCGPQEEFRACADIAIGERFATTTRRPRPTYVPPGRRPTVPTPEESSGSSWYGFVVAIVTLLVAIGVLAGIYLYYYRGGMRIKNLLKSKVPPPAPVPPPRHKRASLSREQPPELTPQKVGMFPESGFETVDLRAK from the coding sequence ATTATCTGGTGTTTCGCGGTAATGGCCGTGGCATGGCGGACTGCCAGCGGTCACGGCAGACTCATCGAGCCTCCATCCCGCGCCTCCGCCTGGCGCTTCGGCTTCGACACTCCTCACAACTACAACGACCATGAGCTGTACTGCGGCGGCTTCTCCAGGCAGTGGAACAAGAACGACGGCAAGTGTGGCGTCTGCGGCGACGCCTGGGACGCACCAGTCCCCAGGGCACACGAACTCGGAGGCCGCTTCGGCAAAGGCGTCATCGTCCGCAAATACGCCCCACAAGACTCCATAGTCATCAAGGTTGAACTAACCGCTAACCACAACGGCTTCTTCGAGTTCCGAGTCTGCGAAGAACCAAAGGCAACAACCCAAGACTGCTTAGACAAATACGTACTCAAACTCGACGGAAGAGATGGAACCAAATTCTATCCTAAAGATGGAAACAAAGTGTACGAGATGAAATATAAACTGCCCGAAGGACTAGAATGTTCCCATTGCGTGATGCAATGGAGATATATCGCTGGCAACAATTGGGGTTCCTGTGGGAACGGGACCGAGGCAGTCGGATGTGGGCCGCAAGAGGAATTCAGAGCGTGTGCAGACATAGCTATAGGAGAACGCTTTGCTACTACAACCAGACGTCCCAGGCCTACATACGTGCCTCCAGGCAGGAGACCAACTGTGCCGACTCCAGAGGAATCTTCTGGAAGCTCATGGTACGGCTTCGTGGTCGCTATTGTCACGTTGCTCGTTGCTATCGGCGTTCTAGCAGGCATCTACCTGTACTACTACAGAGGTGGCATGAGGATTAAGAACCTTCTGAAGTCAAAGGTGCCACCGCCTGCGCCCGTTCCTCCTCCAAGACATAAGAGGGCATCTCTATCAAGAGAACAACCGCCAGAATTAACACCACAGAAAGTAGGGATGTTCCCTGAGTCAGGATTTGAAACTGTGGACTTAAGAGCTAAGTGA